One window of Paroedura picta isolate Pp20150507F chromosome 2, Ppicta_v3.0, whole genome shotgun sequence genomic DNA carries:
- the LOC143830329 gene encoding acyl-coenzyme A thioesterase 1-like: MWRGAASSTWAARLRRFGRVSPQDGGRRAVATVSVAPVAGLADEPAKIAVRGLAPSQQVTVRALVADGQGRLFDACAHYQADTQGEVDLSQDASQGGDYVGVEPMGLLWSLSPAAMEKPYRRLEPKQVNVPMKVDLSVHQGYSPPATLPGRVLARASMERWFTLPGVRKIRLKEGVVRGSLFLPPGNGIFPGVIDMFGDEGGLVEFRSSLLATHGFAALSLPYFNFDDLPQVIEDFHLEYFQEAARFLLRHPKVKGPGVGVVGTGKGAELACSMLTFLPEAVAAVSISGCSSITTSALHYGKLTLPGLCFNMNRIRISKGGVFDIYEALDDPKDPANSHCRIPIEKAEGHFLFVVGEDDRHWKSSLYAEIAIECLRQHGKDNFTLLSYPGAGHHINPAFSPVCPIVLDRVLRVPILSGGNSRAHAYAQEHSWGEILEFLHFHLR; this comes from the exons ATGTGGAGGGGGGCCGCAAGTAGCACTTGGGCTGCCCGCCTGCGGCGCTTCGGGCGGGTCTCCCCCCAGGACGGCGGCAGGAGGGCAGTGGCGACAGTGTCCGTCGCCCCCGTGGCGGGCTTGGCTGATGAGCCGGCGAAGATAGCGGTGCGGGGGCTGGCGCCTTCGCAGCAAGTGACCGTGCGAGCGCTGGTGGCGGACGGCCAGGGCCGGCTCTTTGATGCCTGCGCCCACTATCAGGCGGATACGCAGGGGGAGGTGGATTTGTCCCAAGACGCATCCCAGGGAGGAGACTACGTCGGCGTGGAGCCCATGGGGCTATTGTGGAGCCTCTCCCCCGCTGCCATGGAGAAACCTTACCGGAGGCTGGAGCCCAAGCAGGTGAACGTGCCCATGAAAGTGGACCTCTCCGTGCACCAGGGTTACAGCCCGCCTGCTACCCTGCCTGGCCGCGTACTTGCCAGAGCCAGCATGGAAAGGTGGTTCACTCTTCCCGGAGTGCGGAAGATTAGGCTGAAGGAAGGTGTAGTAAGAGGCAGTTTGTTCCTTCCCCCAG gaaatggcaTATTTCCAGGAGTAATAGATATGTTTGGTGATGAAGGTGGGTTAGTTGAATTCCGATCAAGCCTCTTGGCTACCCATGGCTTTGCTGCTCTTTCCCTACCGTATTTCAATTTTGATGATCTCCCCCAAGTCATAGAGGATTTTCACCTTGAGTATTTTCAAGAGGCAGCTAGGTTTCTGCTACGCCATCCAAAG GTTAAAGGGCCAGGAGTCGGTGTTGTTGGAACAGGGAAAGGAGCAGAATTGGCATGTTCCATGTTGACCTTCCTACCAGAAGCAGTGGCCGCTGTCAGCATTTCTGGCTGCAGTTCCATCACAACTAGTGCCCTCCATTATGGCAAGCTGACTCTACCCGGACTCTGCTTTAACATGAATAGAATCAGAATTTCCAAGGGTGGCGTGTTTGATATTTATGAGGCCTTGGATGATCCAAAGGACCCAGCTAATTCACACTGCCGCATCCCTATTGAAAAAGCAGAAGGACACTTCCTTTTTGTGGTAGGGGAGGACGACCGCCACTGGAAGAGCTCTTTGTATGCTGAGATAGCCATTGAGTGCCTACGCCAGCATGGGAAGGACAACTTTACCCTCTTGAGTTACCCAGGAGCTGGTCATCACATCAACCCAGCCTTCTCTCCAGTTTGCCCTATAGTTTTAGACCGTGTTCTAAGAGTACCTATTCTGAGTGGTGGAAACAGCAGAGCTCATGCGTACGCTCAAGAACACTCTTGGggggaaatcctggagtttctgcACTTCCACTTGAGATGA